One Pyrus communis chromosome 13, drPyrComm1.1, whole genome shotgun sequence genomic window carries:
- the LOC137712823 gene encoding flavonoid 3'-monooxygenase-like, which produces MFVLIVFTVVFAFFLYRIFAPGGSRHSLPLPPGPKPWPVVGNLPHLGPVPHHSLAALARQYGPLMHLRLGFVDVVVAASASVASQFLKTHDANFSSRPPNSGAKHLAYNYQDLVFAPYGPRWRMLRKISSVHLFSGKALDDLKHVRQEEVGVLAHGLASAGSRPVNLAQLLNVCTVNALGRVMVGRRLFGNGKGGEDPKADEFKSMVVEMMVLAGVFNIGDFIPSLEWLDLQGVAGKMKKLHKRFDAFLTAIVEEHKRSRGGKHVDMLTTLLSLKEDADGEGAKLTDTEIKALLLNMFTAGTDTSSSTVEWAIAELLRHPKILAQLQQELDQVVGQDRLVTESDLPNLTYLQAVIKETFRLHPSTPLSLPRMASESCEINGFHIPKGATLLVNVWAISRDPAQWSEPLEFKPERFLSGGEKPNVDVRGNDFEVIPFGAGRRICAGMSLGLRMVSLMTATLVHGFDWTLADGLTPEKLNMDEAYGLTLQRAAPLMVHPRNRLAPHAYNASSS; this is translated from the exons ATGTTTGTTCTCATAGTCTTCACCGTCGTCTTTGCCTTCTTCTTATACCGGATCTTTGCCCCCGGCGGGAGCCGTCACTCTCTGCCTCTTCCGCCGGGGCCGAAACCTTGGCCTGTAGTAGGGAACTTGCCCCACTTAGGCCCCGTTCCCCACCACTCTCTGGCGGCTTTGGCCCGTCAGTATGGACCCCTCATGCACCTCCGCTTGGGCTTTGTTGACGTGGTTGTTGCCGCCTCCGCCTCCGTGGCGTCACAGTTTCTGAAAACCCATGACGCTAATTTCTCGAGCCGGCCACCCAACTCCGGCGCCAAGCATCTCGCTTACAACTACCAGGACTTGGTGTTCGCGCCGTACGGTCCACGGTGGCGGATGTTGCGGAAGATCAGCTCCGTCCATTTGTTCTCAGGCAAGGCTCTGGATGATCTTAAACATGTTCGCCAG GAGGAGGTGGGTGTGCTTGCACATGGATTAGCAAGTGCAGGATCAAGGCCAGTGAATTTGGCGCAGCTACTGAACGTGTGCACGGTGAACGCCCTAGGGCGGGTGATGGTAGGACGGAGGCTCTTCGGCAACGGCAAGGGCGGCGAAGACCCAAAGGCGGATGAGTTCAAGTCCATGGTGGTGGAGATGATGGTGTTGGCCGGAGTATTCAACATCGGCGACTTCATCCCCTCCCTAGAGTGGCTGGACTTGCAGGGGGTGGCGGGAAAGATGAAGAAGCTGCACAAGAGGTTCGATGCCTTCTTGACCGCCATTGTTGAAGAGCACAAGAGGAGCCGCGGAGGGAAGCACGTGGACATGCTGACGACGTTGCTGTCGCTCAAGGAGGATGCCGACGGTGAGGGCGCCAAGCTCACAGACACTGAGATTAAAGCTTTGCTATTG AACATGTTTACAGCTGGCACTGACACGTCATCAAGCACAGTGGAATGGGCCATAGCAGAACTCCTTCGCCACCCCAAAATTCTAGCCCAACTCCAACAAGAGCTGGACCAAGTTGTGGGTCAGGACCGGCTCGTAACCGAATCAGACTTGCCCAACTTGACCTACCTCCAAGCCGTGATCAAGGAAACCTTCCGGCTCCACCCATCCACCCCGCTCTCTCTTCCTCGAATGGCGTCCGAGAGTTGCGAAATCAACGGATTCCACATTCCCAAAGGCGCCACTCTCTTGGTCAATGTATGGGCCATATCTCGCGATCCGGCCCAATGGTCAGAACCGCTCGAGTTCAAGCCCGAGCGGTTCCTGTCGGGCGGCGAGAAGCCGAATGTCGACGTTAGGGGGAATGACTTCGAGGTCATACCGTTCGGGGCTGGGCGTAGAATATGTGCCGGGATGAGCCTTGGGTTGCGAATGGTGTCTCTGATGACTGCAACCCTGGTCCATGGTTTTGATTGGACCTTGGCTGATGGGTTGACCCCTGAGAAGTTGAACATGGACGAGGCCTATGGGCTCACCCTACAAAGAGCCGCACCGTTAATGGTGCACCCGCGTAACAGGCTAGCCCCTCATGCATATAATGCATCATCGTCTTGA